In the genome of Diaphorobacter sp. HDW4A, the window CACGGTCGTTCGTTTTTGTATTGACTGGTGCAGTCCGAGGGTCCTCTATAGCGTCTGCGCGCCTAAACACCCCAAGCTGAGATAGCTGCGTCTTTAAATCACCTATTTGCAGACCAAGCAGTTCCCCGCTACGCATACCTGTTGCAAGCAAAAGCATCACAATCACCCGATTCCGGTTTCTTACAAACCCACGCTTCCAAGGGTTTTTATGACTGGTTACATCAACGACCGCCAACAGTTTTTCTTGGTCTTCTTGGGACAGGCCTTCGCGTGCCCCTAGCCGCGCGCGCTTAGAAACCTTTGGAACCTGCGTCAAGAAAGACTTCAAAGCCTCCCCAGACTCTTGTACCAATTGCTGTCGCAAGGGGCGAGAGAGCGAGGCAGCGTAGTAGTTCGCGACAAAACCTAAGTACTCCGCCATATAACGAATTCGGTTGGCGTGATTAGCTTTTCCTACCGGTTTACCTGCATTCGATTGCTTACTGCGGCGCATGCGCACATTCTTGAGGTTGATAACCTGCTTACCCATTTCAGGTTCATCTTCATGGGATAGGCCATCCATGGCGTACTGAGCTACGTCTGCGAGGCGATTCAGTTCACTGGAGGATAGGAAGTTTCCTGCGCGCACACGTGCCAAGAGGTCGATGCGTGGGGCCGTATCAAGCTCGCGATAGAGCAGCGCGAGGCACTGGCAAACAGAATGAATGGTGTTGGCTGCTCTTCCCCTTCTGCGCCACTTCTGCAGGAACAACGTCACCGCATGAACCGGTAGACCATCAGGCCCCTTCAAGATAGAGAAATGCTCGCCGTTTTTAAACCGAATGCGCTTTGCGACGTATTGCGCCATCTATCCACCACTTTCGTAAATTCGTAGTTGAGCTCCTCTTAATTAAATCACGAAACAATTATGTTGATAGAAAAAAAGCCCGTCTTCTCTCGAAGAGCGGGCTTTGAATCAACAGAAAACCTGTAAGTTGCTGGTTAGAATGGGATGTCGTCATCCATGTCGTCAAAGCCCGAATTCGCGCGCGGAGCCTGTTGCACCGGTGCGGGGGCCGGACGCGGCGCAGGGGCCGGAGCCGGGCGTGCCGCCATGGGAGCGGGGGCTGCACGGCGCTGGGGTGCTGGGGAGGGGGCCGCGTCGTAGCCACCATCGTTGCCGCCACCGCCGTAGCCACTGTCTTCGTAACCGCCACCACCGCCGCCGCTACCACCGCCCATGCCCTGACGGCTGCCCAGCATCTGCATCTGGTCAGCGCGGATTTCGGTGGCGTAGCGTTCTTGGCCGCTCTGGGGATCGGTCCACTTGCGGGTGCGAAGGCTGCCTTCTACGTAGACCTGCGAGCCCTTGCGCAGGTACTGGCCGGCGATCTCGGCCAAACGGCCATTGAAGACGACTCGGTGCCATTCGGTGGATTCGCGGTTTTCACCGGTGTTCTTGTCGCGCCAGCGGTCTGTGGTGGCAATGGTGACATTGGCGACCTGATCGCCGCTGGGGAAGGTGCGCATTTCGGGATCACGTCCCAGATTGCCGACGATGATGACTTTGTTGACGGATGCCATGCTGCAGATACCTTCGAAAAATGTTGAATTTGCGCGCCAAATGGAGTTTGAGTAGCGCGCCTGAACGGGAGATTGTGCACCAAGCCGGGAGCGGATGGGGGCCGCTCTTTCGGCGTCCCTCAGTGTGCAGCAGGAATATTGTTGGCAGTGCTCTGGCTGGCCGCCTTGGCGGCTTCGGCGCGCCCAAGGGGGCGCAGCGGCCAGGTCACCAGCAGCCAGATCGCGCACATGGTTGCGGTCACGCCAAAGAGGCCGGGTGCGCCTAGCGACTTGATCAGCAGCCCGCCGAGAGCACCGCCCGCGAACAGGCCGAGCGACTGCAACGTGTTGTAGCTGCCAAGTGCCGCGCCGCGCAGATGGGCCGGGGCCATGCGCGAGACCAAGCTGGGCTGCGTCGCCTCGAGCGCATTGAAGCCGCAGAAGAAAACGAACAGCACCACGCCCATCACGGCCAGCGGCGGTGTGCTGCCCGAGGAGTACAGCAGCCCCAGTGCGACCTGCACGATCAGCACCAGGCTGATTGCGCCGAGCAGCGCGGCGCGCAGGCGGCCCTTGCGCTCCATCGAGAACAGGCCGCCCATCGCGGCGAACGACAGCACGACGGCAGGCAGATAGATGTGCCAGTGCTCGCTCTTGGGCAAGCCCGCCTGCACGATGAGCGCGGGCACGGCCACCCACATTGACATCTGCACGGTGTGCAGCACGAACACACCAAAGTTCAGGCGCAGCAGATCGGGATGTTTCCAGGCGTCGATGGCGCGGCCGTGTGGTGCATCGGCGTGGCGTGCGGGTTCGGGAGGAACGACCCAGATGATCACGGCCACGCCCGCCAGCGCCAGTGCGCAGGTGATGCCGAACAGGCCCGAAAGCCCCGCCAGCGCTGTGAGCGCAGGCGCCAGCACCAGTGCCAGCGCGAACATCAGCCCGATGCTGCCGCCCACCAGCGCCATGGCCTTGGTGCGCACGCTGTCGCGTGTCTGATCAGCGAGCAGCGCCGTCACGGCGGCCGATACGGCACCGGCTCCCTGCAGCGCACGGCCGATGAGCAGGCCGTTGAGCGAGTCCGCCATGGCCGCGACCAGACTGCCGGCCGCATACACCAGCAGGCCGATGACGATCACGCGCTTGCGCCCAAAGCGGTCGGAGGCGATGCCTACCGGTAGCTGCAGGAAGGCCTGTGTGAGCCCGTAAATGCCCATGGCCATGCCCACCATGGCCGGATCGTCACCGCCGGGGTATTTGCGCGCTTCGAGCGCGAACACCGGCAGCACCAGGAACAGACCGAGCATGCGCAGCGCAAAAATCAGCGCGAGGCTGATGCTGGAGCGGCGCTCCAGCGGCGTCATCTTGGTGGAGTCTGGCGAAGAAGTGGTCGAGGAATTATCCGGCACGGGGGAGCTGACGCAGACAAAGAGTGGATTCTGACTCCAGGTGCCATCAGGTGCACCAGAGTCGGAGCAGGGATCGGGCGATCCCGCAATGCCTTGGATTCTGCCATGTCCGATGGATGGGTGCAGTATGGTGACAGGCAGCGTGGCTTCTCATCGCTCAAAGGATGCGACCATGGCGGGCAATTGCGGGGCCTGCCAGACGTATCCGGGGGACAGCACATCGCGCTCGCTCAATTGACCATGCCACTGCAGTCGCATCAGATCGACCAGCGTGAAGGCCGCCCAGTCATTGCGAAACGGCACGATGGCCCGGGCTTGCTCATCGGTCGTAAACGCTTCGTCGCGCCACAGAATGGCGGGGATGCGGAAACCCGACGCCGTGCTCTGGCTGTGGCCGGCATGGTTGATGGTGTGGCCGACTTCCTGCCCATGGTCGGACAGGTACATCCAGGCGCTGCGCTGATCTTTCTCGCCGCCCGCACGACTGTCCTCGGCTTGCGTCATGCGCAGCAGCTGGGCGACGACGCCGTCGTGGTACAGCAGCGCAGCGTCATACTCGTGCCGGAAACTGCGCAGCCATCCTGGGCGGCCCTGCGCTGCAAGCTGCCGGTCCACCGCATCGGCGTGGTCATCGAATGGGTTCTGGTTGTCGGGAAATCGCAGCCGGTAGTGGGGGTGCGTGCCCAACAGATGCACGACGATGAGCTTGCGCTCGTGCGGATCGGCGAGCGCCGTCTGCACCTCATCGAGCAGTTCACCGTCCAGCGATTCGCTGGACCGTCCCGGTGTGCGGTTCACGAGTTGCACGACATTGGCGAGTTGCGCATGCTGCTGCTCGATGGCGAGGTCGTCATGGTTGCTCACCCACCAGACGCGGTAGCCTGCTTGCCTGGCCAGCGCCAGCAGATGCTGGCTGGGTGATTCGCCTTGCACGGGGATATTGAACATGCGGTGCAGCGAGGGTAGCGTGCTGGCCTCCACCGACCACGCGTTGCGCAGCACCAGCATCTGCTCGCCCGCGCCCTGTTGCAGCGCTTGCAGTTGCGGTGTGGTGTCGCGTGCGTAACCGTAGAGCGACATGTTGTCGCGGTTCACGCTGTCGCTGATCACCAGCATGACAGTGGAGGGCTGCGAGTCCGTCACTTGGGGCGAAAGCCTTTCGGCGTTGACCATCGCCTGCGTGCGTTGTTGGTGCTGGTTGCCCCATTCGGCGCGCAAGGACTGCACGGACTGCACCCATTCACTCCAGAACGCCACGGGGTGAAGGCGTCTCCACGGCTTGCTTGAATAGGCCAGCAGGGTCACGATCAGCAGCAGCACGAGTCCGATCCGCAGCGGGCGCGGCGCTGTGCTGGCGACGTCATCAAGTGTGCCCAAGCGCAGCACCGCGAGCCACGCCACCCATGCGGCGAGCAGCAGCAAGCCGCCCCAGGTGAGCAGCGCGCGCCAATGGGCGAGCAGGTATTCGTTGCCCTCGCGCAGGTTGGTATTGGCGGCAGCGCCCAGCACCATGGCTCCATTGGGGGCAGCCTGATAGGCGTCCTGCAGGTAGCCGCGCGCCACGCCATCAAAGACAAACAGCATCACCCACAGCCAAACCGCCGCGCCGCGCAGCCGCCGTGCCGCAATGCCTTGCACTGGAAGGCACAGCAAGGCCACAAGCGGCATCAGCAGCACCAGCAGTTGAGTGATCCTGCGCCCCTCGTGTCCCAGCACGATGAAGGCCAGCGCCAATGCGCACAGGATGGCCCCCGCCACCCAGCGTGAGCGGGGCCGGGCATTCGAGTTGGTGGTGGGGCGGACAAAGAGATTGCGCACGGAAGAGTGTGGGTGGGCAGAACGAAGCCCATCCTGCCCCAGCGGCCAATGCCTTGGACTGTCCGGGGGCTAAGTGAGCGACATCAGCGCAGATGTCGCTGCAACATCACTACCACCGCAGCTATGGCGGCCACGGCGGCAAGCCATTGGTAGAGGCTCTGGCAGGCTATAAGCAGCGCTTGGTGCTCGACGACGGCACTCAGCTGAGCGAGCGCGGCGGTGTGCGCCTGAGCAGCGGAGTAGCCGAGCTGTTCGAAATGCGCCTGCGTACTGGCAAGCCAGGACACGGCGGTCGAATTGGAGGGCGTGAGGCGTTCGATCAGGTTACTGTGCTGAATGAAGCGGCTGTCCTGCAGCGCCACGGCGGCGACGGCGGAGGCGAACGAGGCCATCATCTGGCGCATGATGTTTTTGCTCTGGTAGCCCTTGGCGAAGTGTTTGGCCTCGAGTGCCCGGAAGGTGAGCGCGGCCACGGGAAGCACCATCAGTACGCCGAAGAAGCCCTTGATGACGAGCGCGCCATACAGTGCGGTGATCGGCGCATCGGGCGGCACCATGCTGAGCCAGAACGAGGCACCGGCCATGGCGACGCAGCCGGACATCATCAGCGCCCGCTTGTTGGTGACCTTGGCCGCGTATTTGATATAGCCGATGGCGACGACGAGGCTGATGAGCGCCGAGAAGCTGTTGAGCCAGCCAGTGGTGATCAGCGGAATGCTCAGGCCCTGTTCGGCGAACTGCGGGAACAGGTAGTTGCTGAAGTTGACGATGAAGTAGTAGAGCGCATACAGCGCAATGCCCACGAGAAAACCGGGGTGGGTGAGGTCACGCAGGTGCAGCAGCGGCTCGTCATGCTTCCATTGGTGGATACCGAAGAGGCCGAGCAGCAGCACGCCGGTCAGGATCACCAACGCGAGGCGTTCAGGGCTGTCGAACAGCTCGTACTTGGCTTCGGAAAAGCTCCACTGAACGCAGCCGATCGCCAGCACAAAGAGCAGCACCGGCGCGACCGAGAACTTCACTGGCGTGCTGCTGCGCCCAAGATGCCGGGGCAGCAGCCAGCGCACGCCCGCCGCGATCACCACGGCCAGCGGCAGCACCACCCAGAACACCCAGCGCCAGCCCCAATTCTCCACCAGCCAGGCCGACAACACCGGCCCGAGCGCACCCACGCCGAAGATGCTCAGCATGTACACCCGAGTCGCCTTGGGCCGCAGCGTGGGGGAGAACAGCATCGGAATCAGCACCCGCGTGCTGATGAAGAACGCGCCGCCGCCGAGGCCCTGCACCAGCCGCGCGGTCGTGAGCTCCGCCAGATTGCTGGCGTTGGCCGACGCGAGATCTCCGAGTACATAGAGCAGCAGCGCCGCCAGCAGATAGTGGCGGTAGCCGAAATGCCGCGAGAGCCATTGCTGCATGGCGATCATCAACATGCTGCCGATGGCATAGGCCGCCTGCACCTGGGCAAACTCGCGCGGGGCGATGCCGATGCCGCCCAGAATATGCGAGGAGGCGAAGACGAACATGCCGTTTTCAAGAAACTCCATGCCCGCGAGCGCGCCCAGCAGCCACATAAGCAGAAGCTGCTTTTCGCGGTGCAGAAAATGTTGCCAGCGTGCCGCTTTCATGGTGTTTCAGTCTGCGGTAGCAGTGTCCATGGTCTGGAGACGGTCGTGCACTTGGCGCAGTTGCAGTTGCATGGCATGTGTGGCGCTGTCGCCGATGGACGACCAGATCTGCAGATAGACCGCCTGCACCAGCGGCATGGCCTGCGCCAGCAGGGCTATGCCTTGCTGCGTGAGCTGCAACTGCAGGCTGCGGCGATCTTGCGCATCGGCCGAGCGCATGACCAGTCGGCGCTGCTCCAGCCCGTCCAGCAGCCGGGTGACCTGGGTGCGCGTCGCGTTGAGCGACACGCTGAGCGACGATGGCCGAAGCGGTTCATGCACGCTATCGGCCAGCAGATTGAGTGCAAGATATTCCTTCATGTGCAGCGCGTGGGGCGCGAGCGCCTCGTTTACGCGCTGTTCCAGCAGCACGGCGCTGTGCAACAGCAACCGGGAGGCGGTGACGGCGTCCAGCAAGGGCTTGGGCTTGCCAGCCAGAATGCGTTCAAGGCGGGAGTCGAGGCTCATGGTGGTCATCGCTTTTTTTATTTAATTTCATTTGTAATTATATCGTTTGAAATTAAATTGTGCTTGAGTGTGCGGTTTGGTAGGGACTGTCGCGTGCAATAGGCTTGAATCGTGCGGGGCTGTGCAGTTGATGAGACGGTGACCTATGATGTCCGGTTCGCCTGCGATGTTTGAGATTTGAGATTCCATGCCCTCCAAGCAAGACAAGTCCCTGCCGTTGAATCCTGAAGAGGCCCCCAACGGGCGCTATCTGGCGCAGTCGCTGCGCGAGCGGCGCATCAGCATCCGCGGCGCGCGCACGCACAACCTCAAGAACATCGACCTCGACATTCCGCGCGATCAGCTTGTGGTGATCACGGGGCTGTCGGGCTCGGGCAAGTCCAGCCTTGCGTTCGACACGCTCTATGCCGAGGGCCAGCGGCGCTATGTGGAAAGCCTCTCGACCTACGCGCGGCAGTTTCTCGGGCGGCTCGACAAGCCCGATGTCGATCTGATCGAGGGCCTCTCGCCCGCTATCAGCATCGAGCAGAAGGCCACTAGCCACAACCCGCGCTCCACGGTGGGCACGGTCACCGAGATCTACGACTATCTGCGCCTGCTCTACGCCCGTGCGGGCACGCCGTTTTGCCCGGACCACGGGCTGCCGCTGTCCTCGCAGACCGTGAGCCAGATGGTGGATGCGGTGCTCGCGTTGCCGGAGGATTCGCGCATCATGCTGCTGGCCCCGGTGGCGCGGCAGAAGAAAGGCGAGTTCAACGAGCTGTTCGCGCAGATGCAGGCGCTCGGCTATGTGCGCTTTCGCGTCGACGGCACGGTCTATGAATTCGAAAACCTGCCGCAGTTGAAGAAAACCGAGAAGCACGATATCGACGTGGTGATCGACCGCCTGCGGGTGCGCGAAGACGCCAAGCAGCGCCTGGCCGAAAGCATCGAGGCTGTGCTGCGTGTGGGCGGCGCCGAAGGCAATGGCCGCGTGCTGGTGCTGGAGATGGATTCTGAAAAGGAGCACCTTTTTTCGAGCAAGTTCGCCTGCCCGGTCTGCGGCTATTCGCTGCCCGAACTGGAGCCGCGTCTCTTTTCATTCAACTCGCCGACCGGTGCCTGCCCAAGCTGCGACGGCATTGGCCAGCAGGAAGTGTTCGACGTGGCGCGCGTGGTGGCGTTTCCCTCGCTGAGTCTGGCCAGCGGCGCGATCAAGGGCTGGGACCGCCGCAACGGCTACTACTTCGCGATGCTGGAGAGCCTGGCCAGGCATTTCGGCTTCGATGTCGAAACGCCGTTCGAAGAACTGCCCGAGCGCGTGCGCGAGGTGCTGCTGCATGGTTCGGGCACTGAGGAAATCGCGTTCTCGTACCTGATCGACAGCGGCCCGAACAAGGGCAAGCCGGTGCTGCGCAACCATCCGTTTGAAGGCATTCTGCCGAACATGGCGCGGCGTTATCGTGAGACGGATTCGTCCGTGGTGCGCGAAGACCTCGCCCGCTACCGCAGCACGCAGGCCTGCCCCGATTGCCACGGCGCGCGCCTGCGCAGCGAGGCCCGCCATGTGAAGGTGGGCGAGGGCGACGAGGCGCTCGCGATTCAGCAGATCAGCCATCGCACGCTGTCGGATTCGCTTTCCTGGTTCCGGAACCTCAAGCTTGGCGGCGCCAAGGCCGAGATTGCCGACAAGATCGTGCGCGAGATCGCCTCGCGCCTGACCTTTCTGAACGACGTGGGGCTGAACTATCTGAGCCTCGACCGCAGCGCCGAAACCCTCTCGGGCGGCGAGGCGCAGCGCATTCGCCTGGCCAGCCAGATCGGATCGGGCCTTACGGGCGTGATGTATGTGCTCGACGAGCCCAGCATCGGTCTGCACCAGCGCGACAACGACCGCCTGATCGGCACGCTGCAGCACCTGCGCGACATCGGCAACAGCGTGATCGTGGTCGAGCACGACGAGGACATGATCCGCGCCGCCGACCACTGCGTGGACATGGGGCCGGGCGCGGGCGTGCATGGCGGCCAGGTGATGGCGCAGGGCACCTATGACGAGCTCTGCGCCGAGCCCAAATCGCTCACCGGCCAATACCTTTCTGGCAAGCTCAGCATTCCGGTGCCCAAGCGCCGCACGCCATGGCAGCCGGTGCTCGAATCCGACCTGCCTGCAGCGCCCGAGAAGGCGCCTAAATCGCGCTTTCCCGAAACCCCCGCGAGCCGCCGCAAAGCCGAGCGCATGGAGGTGCACCGCGCCACGCAGGGCCGACTGCAGGCGCTGCGCGTGAACGGCGCCACCGGCCACAGCCTGCAGAACGTGACGGCGGAGTTCCCCGTGGGGCTGCTCACCTGCGTGACCGGCGTCTCGGGCTCGGGCAAGAGCACGCTGGTCAACGACACGCTGTACGCCGCCGTCGCGCGCCAGCTCTACCGCGCGCACGAGGAACCCGCGCCGCACGAATCCATCGAGGGCATTGACTACTTCGACAAGTGCATCAACGTCGACCAGTCGCCTATCGGCCGCACGCCGCGCAGCAATCCGGCGACCTACACCGGCCTGTTCACGCCGATCCGCGAACTCATGGCCGAGACCAACACCGCGCGCGAGCGCGGCTACGGGCCGGGCCGCTTCAGCTTCAACGTGGCCGGTGGCCGCTGTGAGGCCTGCCAGGGCGACGGCGTGGTCAAGGTGGAGATGCATTTTCTGCCCGACGTCTATGTGCCGTGTGATGTCTGCCACGGCGAGCGCTACAACCGCGAAACGCTCGAAGTGCTCTGGAAGGGCCGGAACATCGCGCAGATCCTCGACCTCACGGTGGAGGACGCGCACGCCTTTTTCAAGGACGTGCCGACCATCGCGCGCAAGCTGCAGACGCTGCTCGACGTGGGGCTGTCCTACATCCGCCTCGGTCAGAGCGCGACCACGCTCTCGGGCGGCGAGGCGCAGCGCGTGAAGCTTGCGCAGGAACTCTCCAAGCGCGACACGGGCCGCACGCTCTACATCCTCGACGAACCCACGACCGGCCTGCATTTCGCCGACATCGACCTGCTGCTCAAGGTGTTGCTGCAACTGCGCGACGCGGGCAACACCATTGTTGTCATCGAGCACAACCTCGACGTCATCAAGACCGCTGACTGGGTTATCGACATGGGCCCGGAAGGCGGCGCAGGCGGCGGTATGGTGGTGGCCACGGGCACGCCGGAAGAAGTGGCGCAGAACCCGGCGAGCCATACGGGGCGTTATCTGCAGCGGTATGTGAAGGGGTGACCACAGCGGGCTGGGACACTGAGCACAGTGTCCCAGCCCGGGTGTTCCGTTTCGTGACAGTTGTCGTGGCATGGAGCATTGCAGCGCGCAGCGCGCGACTCGGCGCAGTGGGTGCGTGCATCCGCAAATCCCAATGAAATCAAGCGATTGAGCGCGGCAATCGATCTGGCACGGGTCTTGAGTAAGCAGTGGCATCGGCAGGCGCAACGGCGACCTGTCCGATGAGTCCACCTGATTTCAGGTGACTCAAGAGCCAATCAACCTGCAATTCTGGAGACTACGAGCATGACGGTTTACGCAGCACCCGGCGCGGCTGGCGCCAAGATCGCCTACAAGGCACGCTACGACAACTTCATCGGCGGCAAGTTCGTTGCGCCTGTGAAGGGCCAGTATTTCGACGTGATCACGCCGGTGACCGGCAAGGTCTACACGCAGGCGGCGCGCTCCACGGCAGAGGACATCGAACTGGCATTGGACGCGGCACATGCGGCGGCAGACGCCTGGGGCAAGACCGATGTGGCCACGCGCTCCAACATTCTCCTGAAGATCGCCGATCGTATCGAAGCCAATCTGGAACTGCTGGCCTATGCAGAAACCGTGGACAACGGCAAGGCGATCCGCGAAACGCTGAATGCCGACATTCCGTTGGCGGCCGACCATTTCCGCTACTTTGCCGGTGCACTGCGCGCGCAGGAGGGCGGCATCAGCCAGATCGACGACAACACGGTCGCGTATCACTTCCATGAGCCGCTGGGCGTCGTGGGCCAGATCATTCCGTGGAACTTCCCTATCCTGATGGCTGCGTGGAAGATTCCACCTGCACTGGCTGCGGGCAATGCCATCGTGCTCAAGCCCGCCGAAAGCACGCCCATCAGCCTGCTGATTCTGATCGAGCTGATCGCCGATCTGCTGCCTCCGGGCGTGCTCAACGTGGTCAACGGCTTTGGCCGCGAAGCCGGCATGCCGCTGGCCACCAGCAAGCGCATCGCCAAGATCGCCTTCACGGGCTCGACCAGCACCGGCCGCGTGATCGCTCAGGCCGCCGCCAACAACCTGATCCCCGCCACGCTGGAACTCGGCGGCAAGTCGCCCAACATCTTCTTTGCCGACATCATGGACAAGGACGATGCCTTCCTCGACAAGGCCATCGAAGGCATGGTGCTGTTCGCGTTCAATCAGGGCGAGGTCTGCACCTGCCCGAGCCGCGCGCTGATCCAGGAAAGCATTTACGACAAGTTCATGGAACGCGTGCTCAAGCGCGTGGCCGCCATCAAGCACACCAATCCTCTGGACACCGATTCCATGATGGGTGCGCAAGCGAGCAAGGAGCAGCTCACCAAGATCCTGTCGTACCTCGATCTCGGAAAGCAAGAGGGCGCGGAGGTGCTCATCGGTGGTGAACAGGCCAGGCTGGGCGGTGATCTGGAGGGGGGCTACTACGTGCAGCCCACTCTGTTCAAGGGTCACAACAAGATGCGCATTTTCCAGGAAGAAATCTTCGGCCCGGTGCTGGCGGTGACCACGTTCAAGGATGAGGCCGAGGCGCTGGCGATTGCCAACGATACGCTGTACGGTCTGGGCGCTGGCGTGTGGTCGCGCAACGGCAATGTCGCGTATCGCATGGGGCGTGCGATCAAGGCGGGTCGTGTGTGGACGAACTGCTATCACGCTTATCCTGCGCATGCGGCGTTTGGTGGGTACAAGGAGTCGGGCATCGGGCGTGAGAATCACGGGATGATGTTGAACCATTACCAACAGACCAAGAATCTGTTGGTGAGCTATAGCGAGAGCAAGCTCGGGTTCTTCTGAGGCTGAGCGCTCGACTGCTTCTGCTGGAAGTTGCGCCCTCTCTCGGTTGCTTGCGGGGGAGGGTGGGGCGAGGGGTTTTGTTTGCGATTTTCAGCGGTTGCTGTGGTGGTGAGGGCGGAGGCCGGGACTGCCCCCGGCGGGGCAGTAACTTTTTGGTCTTGCCCAAAAAGTCACCAAAAATGCGCTTTTGAATACGGGGTCACGCGGCAGAACTCACTGCGCGACTGCGTCGCTCCGTTCGGACAACCGCCGCGAGTCAGAGGTTTCCTAAGAGGTGCGTTCGGCACATCGCTTCGCTCGTGCCTCCCTCTCCCGCTTGCGGGCGAGGGTGACGGCGGCGTTTGAAATGGCACCATTTTTTGAGGCTCACCATGGTCGACAAAGTCATCGCTACCGATGCGGCGCTTGCGCTGATCGAAGAACTCAAACTGCAGTATGGGCCTGAGCTGATGTTCCATCAGTCGGGTGGATGCTGCGACAACAGTGCGGCCAATTGCTATCTGCCCGGCGAGATCACGATGGGGGCGGGGGATGTGTTTCTCGGGGTGATTGGTGGGTGTCGGTTCTACATCGGGATTGCGCAGTACGAGTACTGGAAGCACACGCAGCTGATCATCGATGTGATCGAGGGGCATGGCGGCACGCTGTCGCTGGAAGGGCCTACGGGGAAGGCGTTTCATACGCGCTCGCGGGTGTTCAGCGATGAGGAACTGAAAGAGCTGGGCATCGAGTGCCCAGCGTCTTCCTGACTTTTCTTTTTAGTCGGTCGTTCTATCAACTGACCAGGCGTCTGCGCGCGAAGCGTACTACCGTCACGCCGTTGCGGGCTTGGCGGGTGGAGGGCATGACGAGGACGCAGTCGTCATAGGGCGTGGTGACGGGTTCGCCGTCGTTGTTGCCGATCACGGTGCCCGCTTTTTCGATGACCTCAAGACCTGTGAAGGGCTCGGTGAAGGTGAAGTGCTCGCTCTTGGCCACTACCGGGCCGGTCACTTCCAGTGCCCATTGGCGGGGGGCGTCGGGCTGTTTCCAGTTAGGGAGTCGGGCTGCGAGCGTGTTGCTGGAGACGATCTGTGAGGCTTCCAGAAAGCGTGCGCACATGTCTTGCGCGACCACGCGGCTTTGGGGGTCGCCATGGAAGCCGCATTCGATGAGCAGCGTGCGCGAGTCGCCTGCCTCTGCGTCGGGCAAATTGAAACGGCCGTAGTCGCGCATGCGGGTGCCGTCCTTGTGGCCTGCGTCGATGACGATGTGCTCGGGCGAGCGCATCTGTATGGCGAGTTCCAGATTGCGTGGCTGCACGCCGGTGAGCGAGAGCGGGGCGCTGGGCTCGTGCATGGAGTGCAGGTCGAGTACCCAATCCGCTTGTTGAATGAACGGGCGCAGCGCAGCGGCGCGGCGGCGTTCTGCGGTGTCGGCGGCGTCGATGCGCTCGTCGCTCCACTGGCGGTTCATGTCCTGCTCGACGAAGCGCGAGGCATCGTGGTTCAGCGGATCAAATTGGTCGAACGCGTCGATGTTGCAGAACGCGAGCGTGAGCTTGCCCTGTTCGGGCTTTACGTCCGCTTCGAGCAGGCCCTTGAGTGCCCATGCGCCGCAAAGTTCGTTGCCGTGGATGAGGGCGCTGATCAGCACGTGGCGGCCGGGCTTGCCGGAGTCGAAATGCCACACGCCCTCGGTGCCGGTGTTGCCCGCGCGAATAGCGCTGAT includes:
- a CDS encoding aldehyde dehydrogenase family protein, whose product is MTVYAAPGAAGAKIAYKARYDNFIGGKFVAPVKGQYFDVITPVTGKVYTQAARSTAEDIELALDAAHAAADAWGKTDVATRSNILLKIADRIEANLELLAYAETVDNGKAIRETLNADIPLAADHFRYFAGALRAQEGGISQIDDNTVAYHFHEPLGVVGQIIPWNFPILMAAWKIPPALAAGNAIVLKPAESTPISLLILIELIADLLPPGVLNVVNGFGREAGMPLATSKRIAKIAFTGSTSTGRVIAQAAANNLIPATLELGGKSPNIFFADIMDKDDAFLDKAIEGMVLFAFNQGEVCTCPSRALIQESIYDKFMERVLKRVAAIKHTNPLDTDSMMGAQASKEQLTKILSYLDLGKQEGAEVLIGGEQARLGGDLEGGYYVQPTLFKGHNKMRIFQEEIFGPVLAVTTFKDEAEALAIANDTLYGLGAGVWSRNGNVAYRMGRAIKAGRVWTNCYHAYPAHAAFGGYKESGIGRENHGMMLNHYQQTKNLLVSYSESKLGFF
- a CDS encoding DUF779 domain-containing protein; protein product: MVDKVIATDAALALIEELKLQYGPELMFHQSGGCCDNSAANCYLPGEITMGAGDVFLGVIGGCRFYIGIAQYEYWKHTQLIIDVIEGHGGTLSLEGPTGKAFHTRSRVFSDEELKELGIECPASS
- a CDS encoding MarR family winged helix-turn-helix transcriptional regulator → MSLDSRLERILAGKPKPLLDAVTASRLLLHSAVLLEQRVNEALAPHALHMKEYLALNLLADSVHEPLRPSSLSVSLNATRTQVTRLLDGLEQRRLVMRSADAQDRRSLQLQLTQQGIALLAQAMPLVQAVYLQIWSSIGDSATHAMQLQLRQVHDRLQTMDTATAD
- the uvrA gene encoding excinuclease ABC subunit UvrA is translated as MPSKQDKSLPLNPEEAPNGRYLAQSLRERRISIRGARTHNLKNIDLDIPRDQLVVITGLSGSGKSSLAFDTLYAEGQRRYVESLSTYARQFLGRLDKPDVDLIEGLSPAISIEQKATSHNPRSTVGTVTEIYDYLRLLYARAGTPFCPDHGLPLSSQTVSQMVDAVLALPEDSRIMLLAPVARQKKGEFNELFAQMQALGYVRFRVDGTVYEFENLPQLKKTEKHDIDVVIDRLRVREDAKQRLAESIEAVLRVGGAEGNGRVLVLEMDSEKEHLFSSKFACPVCGYSLPELEPRLFSFNSPTGACPSCDGIGQQEVFDVARVVAFPSLSLASGAIKGWDRRNGYYFAMLESLARHFGFDVETPFEELPERVREVLLHGSGTEEIAFSYLIDSGPNKGKPVLRNHPFEGILPNMARRYRETDSSVVREDLARYRSTQACPDCHGARLRSEARHVKVGEGDEALAIQQISHRTLSDSLSWFRNLKLGGAKAEIADKIVREIASRLTFLNDVGLNYLSLDRSAETLSGGEAQRIRLASQIGSGLTGVMYVLDEPSIGLHQRDNDRLIGTLQHLRDIGNSVIVVEHDEDMIRAADHCVDMGPGAGVHGGQVMAQGTYDELCAEPKSLTGQYLSGKLSIPVPKRRTPWQPVLESDLPAAPEKAPKSRFPETPASRRKAERMEVHRATQGRLQALRVNGATGHSLQNVTAEFPVGLLTCVTGVSGSGKSTLVNDTLYAAVARQLYRAHEEPAPHESIEGIDYFDKCINVDQSPIGRTPRSNPATYTGLFTPIRELMAETNTARERGYGPGRFSFNVAGGRCEACQGDGVVKVEMHFLPDVYVPCDVCHGERYNRETLEVLWKGRNIAQILDLTVEDAHAFFKDVPTIARKLQTLLDVGLSYIRLGQSATTLSGGEAQRVKLAQELSKRDTGRTLYILDEPTTGLHFADIDLLLKVLLQLRDAGNTIVVIEHNLDVIKTADWVIDMGPEGGAGGGMVVATGTPEEVAQNPASHTGRYLQRYVKG
- a CDS encoding succinylglutamate desuccinylase/aspartoacylase family protein; its protein translation is MTDTLKFELPAPDISAIRAGNTGTEGVWHFDSGKPGRHVLISALIHGNELCGAWALKGLLEADVKPEQGKLTLAFCNIDAFDQFDPLNHDASRFVEQDMNRQWSDERIDAADTAERRRAAALRPFIQQADWVLDLHSMHEPSAPLSLTGVQPRNLELAIQMRSPEHIVIDAGHKDGTRMRDYGRFNLPDAEAGDSRTLLIECGFHGDPQSRVVAQDMCARFLEASQIVSSNTLAARLPNWKQPDAPRQWALEVTGPVVAKSEHFTFTEPFTGLEVIEKAGTVIGNNDGEPVTTPYDDCVLVMPSTRQARNGVTVVRFARRRLVS